The nucleotide sequence TGCCGCCCCAGGCCAGGGCGGGCGCGGGAAGGGAGACCGGATGGCCGGCGGTGCGCAGCAGCACCCGTCCGTATTCGCGGTGACCAGCGCCGCCGGCCAGCACGCGCGCGTCGCAGTCCGTCTCCACCGCCAGCCGCAGCCTGCGGTGCTGCCACCAGAGCGCGGCGCTCCACGGCATCGCCGCGACGGCCACGGCGCCGAGCGCCAGCAGCCACGGATCGCCCGCGCGGACGTGCTCGCGCTCGTGCGCCACGATCAGCCGCAGCTCGCCCGCCGGTGCCTCCATCGCCCAGCGCGGCAGCACGATGCGGGGACGCAGCACCCCGATCACCAGCGGTCCCGCGCGCTCGGCCAGCAGCACCGGCGCGCCGTCGACGGTGCCCGGGACGAGCGTGCCGCACGCCGCGCGCAGCCGCCGCTGGCTCCAGCCCAGCGCGCCCGCGGTCGCCAGCGACGCCGCCGGCCAGAGCGCGGCGAAAAGCAGCGGGGGGATGGATCTCGATGGCAGGGCGATGCCGTCCCCGGGTGCGGCGGCCGGCGGCGGTCCCGCGTCCGGCGACGGCGCCCGTGCGGCACGAGGATGGGGTGGCGCGCCGATGCGCGGGAAGCGGAGGCGCGGAAGGACGCCCGGCGCCGCGAGTGCGAGGGCGGGAAGGAGCAGCGAGCCCGCGAGCGCCGCGGCCCAGATCCACCGCCGTGGCAACCGGAACCACGCCGCCACGCGCTCCGCCGCCAGCGCGGCGACGCCGAGAAGCGCGCCCGTCGCCAGCGCGCCGAGCATCCACGCGATCGTCATGCGTCCTCCTCTCCCGCCAGGCGGCGGTCCAGCAGCTCCCGCATCCGCTGCAGCTCCTCGGGCGGCAGGTCGCGCTCGCTGACCAGCTGCGCCAGGAGCATCGACGCCGAGCCGTGGAACACCTTCTCCACCAGCCGGTTGAGCGCGCTCCCGCCCGCCGTCTCCTGCCGAACCACGGGAAGGTAGCGGTAGGCACGCCCCTCCTTTTCGTGGCGGACGTGCCCC is from Longimicrobium sp. and encodes:
- a CDS encoding M56 family metallopeptidase, whose translation is MTIAWMLGALATGALLGVAALAAERVAAWFRLPRRWIWAAALAGSLLLPALALAAPGVLPRLRFPRIGAPPHPRAARAPSPDAGPPPAAAPGDGIALPSRSIPPLLFAALWPAASLATAGALGWSQRRLRAACGTLVPGTVDGAPVLLAERAGPLVIGVLRPRIVLPRWAMEAPAGELRLIVAHEREHVRAGDPWLLALGAVAVAAMPWSAALWWQHRRLRLAVETDCDARVLAGGAGHREYGRVLLRTAGHPVSLPAPALAWGGTASHLERRIIAMTAHPPRHRAARALPLAGISLVLAAAACGAASRGAPEPAAPPRAPELGTVGGQLMRSDPLPDGMTLVVAGPVQGEGIVGLGWRYGSEPRTRDSPPPTVLPTVSLVAPGSPAERAGLRVGDVIVSANGRDAREPYLLPDRTPGTAYTVRIRRGGVEREARLVVGPPPTRAEAERHMAAESACLRQAFAHGAEAEKNARLAACSLPY
- a CDS encoding BlaI/MecI/CopY family transcriptional regulator — encoded protein: MPPDDTRLTDRELDVMSILWQRGSGTVAEVRKALADRLAYTTVLWALQTLEEKGHVRHEKEGRAYRYLPVVRQETAGGSALNRLVEKVFHGSASMLLAQLVSERDLPPEELQRMRELLDRRLAGEEDA